The following coding sequences are from one Prochlorococcus marinus XMU1412 window:
- a CDS encoding NAD-dependent epimerase/dehydratase family protein, whose protein sequence is MAYKNLLITGANGCVGQYLVDWFLKNTKFKLYLMVRDKSKLPISVQENKKVKLMVCDIRESNRYKKEISQINYLIHTATAWGNPRRAYEVNIKAFEELLEMLDIEKLEKIIYFSTASILDTQTELMRESLIYGTEYIQTKYECFQRLRKSSFAEKTFAVFPTLVFGGNLGKKSKYPVSYLTSGLKEIGKWLWLARFLKLDSKFHFIHANDIAQICGFLIKNHKEEQFKGFRKFVLGQKFISIDDAIITLLKRHNMRRFFAIPLTKKILKILLRILPIQTTPWDSFSIKKYDFNHVPITNPETFKLKSYAKSLNDILRLSKLPSCNNN, encoded by the coding sequence TTGGCATATAAAAACTTATTAATCACAGGTGCCAATGGATGTGTTGGTCAATATTTAGTTGATTGGTTTTTAAAAAATACAAAATTCAAGCTTTATCTCATGGTAAGAGACAAAAGTAAGTTACCAATTTCTGTTCAAGAAAACAAAAAAGTCAAGTTAATGGTTTGTGATATCAGAGAATCAAATAGGTATAAAAAGGAAATTAGTCAAATTAATTACCTAATACATACTGCTACAGCTTGGGGAAATCCAAGAAGAGCCTATGAAGTGAATATTAAAGCTTTTGAAGAATTACTCGAAATGCTTGATATTGAAAAATTAGAAAAGATTATTTATTTTTCAACAGCTAGTATTCTTGATACCCAAACAGAATTAATGAGGGAATCATTGATTTATGGAACAGAGTACATTCAAACAAAATATGAATGTTTCCAGAGACTTAGAAAAAGCTCATTTGCAGAAAAAACGTTCGCTGTTTTCCCTACCTTGGTCTTTGGGGGAAATCTTGGAAAAAAAAGTAAATATCCTGTGAGTTATTTAACTAGTGGATTGAAAGAAATTGGAAAATGGCTTTGGTTAGCAAGATTTTTAAAACTCGATTCTAAATTTCACTTTATTCACGCAAATGATATCGCCCAGATTTGCGGGTTTCTAATTAAAAATCATAAAGAAGAGCAATTCAAAGGCTTTAGAAAATTTGTACTAGGTCAGAAATTCATTTCAATTGATGATGCCATAATTACACTTTTAAAAAGGCATAATATGAGGAGATTTTTTGCGATACCGCTTACAAAAAAAATTCTAAAAATATTATTAAGAATTCTTCCCATCCAAACTACTCCTTGGGATAGCTTCAGTATCAAAAAATATGACTTTAATCATGTTCCCATCACTAATCCTGAGACTTTCAAACTTAAAAGTTATGCCAAGTCACTGAATGATATTTTAAGGTTATCAAAGTTACCAAGCTGTAATAACAATTAA
- a CDS encoding DUF4332 domain-containing protein, with product MESKTFLDFLPANFRHEKSFFIKNNLTDFEKLSNLSDLDINEIQRKSSLCTFNNLKKIRAIAIFKKEIGISPPQAYLLLHCGISSLKSLSLSTPYELERKIGRLERILRVKTETDTTFTLLKEWIKKARQIDKSIGNLG from the coding sequence ATGGAAAGTAAAACCTTTTTAGATTTTTTGCCAGCTAATTTTAGACATGAGAAATCTTTTTTTATTAAAAATAATCTAACTGACTTTGAAAAATTAAGTAATCTTTCGGACTTAGATATAAATGAGATTCAAAGAAAATCTTCACTATGTACATTCAATAATCTAAAGAAAATTAGAGCTATAGCTATTTTTAAAAAAGAAATTGGAATTTCTCCACCGCAAGCATATCTACTTTTACATTGCGGTATATCTTCTCTTAAATCATTATCACTATCTACCCCTTACGAATTAGAACGCAAAATTGGTAGATTAGAAAGAATTCTTAGAGTAAAAACTGAGACAGATACAACTTTTACTCTCTTAAAAGAATGGATTAAAAAAGCTAGGCAAATCGATAAATCTATTGGGAATCTTGGATAA
- the petE gene encoding plastocyanin, whose protein sequence is MLRSIFAGLFAIVLTLGLGISSVSAKTVEVKLGTDAGMLAFEPSTVTISAGDTVKFVNNKLAPHNAVFDGHEELSHADLAFAPGESWEETFDTAGTYDYYCEPHRGAGMVGKVIVE, encoded by the coding sequence ATGTTACGTTCAATCTTTGCAGGGTTATTTGCAATAGTTTTAACTCTAGGTCTAGGTATTTCATCAGTTTCAGCAAAGACTGTTGAAGTAAAACTCGGAACAGATGCTGGAATGCTCGCATTTGAACCAAGTACAGTAACCATTAGTGCTGGTGATACAGTTAAATTCGTCAATAATAAACTTGCCCCTCACAATGCTGTTTTTGATGGTCATGAGGAATTAAGTCATGCAGACCTAGCTTTTGCTCCAGGAGAGTCTTGGGAAGAAACATTTGATACCGCTGGAACTTATGATTACTATTGCGAGCCACACAGAGGAGCGGGAATGGTAGGTAAAGTTATTGTTGAATAA
- the glgB gene encoding 1,4-alpha-glucan branching protein GlgB, producing the protein MIETIQADWIKSEAINLENCCNDNPLKILGPHFYEEQWVIRIWMPEAEEVKINFKNNTYKAESINHKWLFEAILPENPNHNYKINISRGGITHIQHDPWSYREEWMGEVDRHLFAEGNHHHIWKKMGAHLIEEKNQEGVMFCIWAPNAKSISIIGDINSWDGRHHPMQKRLGGIWELFMPTMQEGDTYKYEIRTQQGHIYEKADPYGFLHEIRPQNGSIVSKLKNFNWNDSSWISKRDSSSQINKPISVYEMHLGSWLHESIDNKYLEDNGEPRDPVPAADLKPGTRLLTYPELTKKLIPYVKERGFTHIELMPISEHPFDGSWGYQVTGWYAPTSRFGTPNEFREFVNKCHEEGIGVILDWVPGHFPKDKHGLAFFDGCHLYEHGDSRIGEHKEWGTLIFNYSRNEVRNFLVANLVYWFEEFHIDGIRVDAVASMLYRDYLRPDGEWIPNENGGNENIEAVKFLQQANHVLFQHFPGALSIAEESTTWPMVTKPTDMGGLGFNLKWNMGWMHDMLDYFEIDPWFRQFHQNSVTFSITYNYTENFMLALSHDEVVHGKSHLLHKMPGDDWKKYANTRALLTYMWTHPGKKTIFMGMEFGQRQEWNVWDDLQWELLEFEPHKGIRNLIDDLNILYKNEPALWKNDFDPYGFQWIDCNDKSNSVISFMRRENDTNEWLVVVANFTPNTHGSYKVGVPVEGFYKEIFNSDGSRYGGSNKGNMGGKETINYNIHDYQHALELALPPLSVSIFKHQSKN; encoded by the coding sequence ATGATCGAGACAATTCAAGCAGACTGGATTAAATCAGAAGCTATCAACCTAGAAAATTGTTGCAATGATAATCCATTAAAAATATTAGGTCCTCATTTTTATGAAGAACAATGGGTAATAAGGATATGGATGCCTGAAGCCGAGGAAGTTAAAATAAATTTTAAAAACAATACCTATAAAGCGGAAAGCATAAACCATAAATGGCTTTTTGAAGCTATCCTACCTGAAAATCCAAATCATAATTACAAAATCAATATTTCACGAGGAGGGATCACACATATACAACATGACCCTTGGTCATATAGAGAAGAGTGGATGGGAGAAGTTGATAGACATCTTTTTGCAGAAGGTAATCATCATCATATTTGGAAAAAAATGGGAGCACATCTCATTGAAGAAAAGAATCAAGAAGGGGTCATGTTTTGCATTTGGGCTCCGAATGCAAAATCAATCTCGATAATTGGAGATATAAATTCTTGGGATGGAAGACATCATCCAATGCAAAAAAGATTAGGAGGAATTTGGGAACTATTCATGCCAACAATGCAAGAGGGCGACACATATAAATACGAAATAAGAACACAACAAGGTCATATTTATGAGAAAGCTGATCCATATGGTTTCCTTCATGAAATCAGACCTCAAAATGGTTCAATAGTTTCAAAATTGAAAAACTTTAATTGGAATGATAGTTCGTGGATTTCCAAAAGAGATTCTTCTAGTCAAATTAACAAGCCAATTTCAGTTTATGAAATGCATTTAGGAAGTTGGCTCCATGAATCAATAGATAATAAATATCTGGAGGACAATGGTGAACCAAGAGACCCAGTACCTGCTGCCGATTTAAAGCCTGGAACAAGATTATTAACTTATCCAGAATTAACAAAGAAACTCATCCCTTACGTAAAAGAGAGAGGATTCACTCATATTGAATTAATGCCAATATCTGAACATCCTTTCGATGGTTCATGGGGATACCAAGTTACAGGCTGGTATGCACCAACAAGTAGATTTGGCACCCCAAATGAATTTAGAGAGTTTGTTAATAAATGTCATGAAGAGGGCATAGGCGTAATTCTCGATTGGGTGCCTGGCCATTTTCCAAAAGATAAGCATGGTTTAGCATTTTTTGATGGTTGTCATCTTTATGAACATGGAGATTCACGAATAGGTGAACACAAAGAATGGGGAACCCTAATATTTAATTACAGCAGAAACGAAGTAAGAAATTTCTTAGTAGCCAACCTCGTTTATTGGTTTGAAGAGTTTCATATTGATGGCATAAGAGTAGATGCTGTAGCTTCAATGCTTTACAGAGATTATCTACGTCCAGATGGAGAATGGATACCCAATGAAAATGGTGGCAATGAAAATATAGAAGCCGTTAAATTTCTTCAACAGGCTAATCATGTACTCTTCCAACACTTCCCAGGTGCACTTTCTATCGCTGAAGAATCAACAACTTGGCCAATGGTAACCAAACCAACTGACATGGGAGGGTTAGGGTTTAACTTGAAATGGAATATGGGATGGATGCACGATATGCTTGATTATTTTGAAATAGATCCTTGGTTTAGGCAATTTCATCAAAATAGCGTAACTTTCTCAATTACATATAACTATACAGAGAACTTTATGCTTGCACTTAGTCATGATGAGGTTGTCCATGGGAAAAGTCATCTTTTGCATAAAATGCCTGGCGATGACTGGAAGAAATATGCCAATACTCGAGCATTACTAACTTATATGTGGACCCACCCTGGTAAAAAAACGATATTTATGGGAATGGAATTTGGGCAAAGACAAGAATGGAATGTTTGGGATGATCTGCAATGGGAGTTACTAGAATTTGAGCCTCATAAAGGTATCAGAAACTTGATTGATGACCTAAACATTCTTTATAAAAATGAACCTGCATTATGGAAAAATGACTTTGATCCTTATGGATTCCAATGGATTGATTGTAATGACAAATCTAATTCGGTTATAAGTTTTATGAGAAGAGAAAACGATACCAATGAGTGGCTAGTTGTTGTTGCTAACTTTACACCTAATACTCACGGGTCATATAAAGTAGGTGTTCCTGTTGAAGGATTCTATAAAGAAATATTTAATTCAGATGGCTCTAGATACGGTGGCAGTAACAAAGGAAATATGGGAGGTAAAGAAACTATAAATTACAATATTCATGATTATCAACATGCTCTAGAACTTGCTTTGCCCCCATTAAGCGTGAGTATCTTCAAACATCAATCAAAAAATTAA
- the hemE gene encoding uroporphyrinogen decarboxylase, whose product MGQDLPLLLSAALGKKVNRPPVWMMRQAGRYMKIYRDLRERYPSFRERSENPELSYEISMQPFYAFKPDGVILFSDILTPLPGMGINFEIIESKGPIIEDPIRTLNQVENLKELNPSESLSFVGQVLTSLKKDVNNEATVLGFVGAPWTLAAYVVEGKSSKNYSLIKSMAFNEPDLLHKLLDHFAKSIGDYLKYQIKSGAQVVQIFDSWAGQLSPQDYDIFAGPYQKKVVEIVKAEYPQTPIILYISGSAGVLERMAKTGVDIISLDWTVDIEEACKRIPSGIGIQGNVDPGILFGNKESIKERIDNTFNKIEDRKYILNLGHGILPGTPEENAQTFFEHGKKLTY is encoded by the coding sequence ATGGGTCAAGATTTACCACTACTACTGTCTGCCGCATTAGGTAAAAAAGTGAATAGGCCTCCAGTATGGATGATGAGGCAAGCAGGAAGATATATGAAAATCTATAGAGATTTAAGAGAGCGTTACCCAAGCTTTAGAGAGAGGTCTGAAAATCCAGAATTATCATATGAGATTTCAATGCAGCCTTTTTATGCTTTCAAACCGGATGGTGTGATCCTTTTTTCAGATATTCTCACACCTCTACCGGGGATGGGCATAAATTTTGAAATAATAGAAAGTAAAGGTCCAATTATTGAGGACCCAATAAGAACTCTTAACCAAGTAGAAAATTTAAAAGAACTAAATCCAAGTGAAAGTTTAAGTTTTGTTGGGCAAGTTCTTACGTCATTAAAAAAAGATGTGAATAATGAGGCAACGGTTTTAGGTTTTGTTGGCGCACCTTGGACTCTTGCTGCATATGTAGTTGAAGGTAAAAGCAGTAAAAATTATTCATTAATAAAATCAATGGCTTTTAATGAACCAGATTTACTTCATAAGCTTCTTGATCATTTTGCAAAATCTATTGGTGATTATCTTAAATATCAAATAAAATCTGGAGCGCAAGTAGTTCAAATTTTTGATTCCTGGGCAGGCCAACTAAGCCCACAAGATTACGATATCTTTGCTGGGCCTTATCAAAAAAAAGTTGTTGAAATTGTAAAAGCTGAATACCCGCAAACACCAATAATTCTTTACATTTCAGGAAGTGCTGGTGTACTAGAAAGAATGGCAAAAACTGGAGTAGATATAATCTCATTAGACTGGACAGTAGATATTGAAGAGGCTTGTAAAAGAATCCCCAGTGGGATAGGAATTCAAGGTAATGTTGACCCTGGCATTTTATTCGGAAACAAAGAATCAATAAAAGAAAGGATAGATAATACTTTCAATAAAATTGAAGACAGGAAATATATTCTTAATTTGGGTCATGGAATTTTGCCTGGGACTCCAGAAGAAAATGCTCAAACATTTTTTGAACATGGGAAAAAACTTACTTACTAG
- a CDS encoding CocE/NonD family hydrolase: MSGSRWFDKSLVLRDGVRLISRIWLPDSNGPWPALLMRQPYGREIASTITYSHPEWWASKGYMVIIQDVRGMGSSEGVFNGFSQEASDTSETHEWVRSLKECDGKLGLYGFSYQGFTQLTGELNSKPPDCLSPAMTGMNIKDHWSSDGGAYWWHNNIAWGLQIAALKMKRENKLLEWEKIRLALENKSYLREGVDTLKKYDPNSFVLEWLKNLNNGRPFEEFKPISTWIKKPMLIIGGLWDPHLKGAFDLYKKSKEAGGSPEIIIGNGTHLNWWEGSQKSLLKFFDKHLKSDEKFNSKNFKEEKKIWNISLNKWEELDNKFHPECIFGLKSDGTANVEVEDGSLIINSKGSGWFTIVNDPWRPTPSDGGHLGPNPGKFNRSIIDKRLDVGVFQTNSFEEDQYLRGVPTLEIQVKSDQPNFDICLALSLVEEGNEKVNQFSTGYLRVKNSKIGEECIYQITMQPTNICLIKDTKLRLSISAAAYPAIGVNPGFGEGNVGAPSANHRVITLSFSLKRTFMKMDPFFYK, encoded by the coding sequence ATGTCTGGTTCAAGATGGTTTGATAAGTCTCTAGTACTTAGAGATGGAGTAAGACTTATATCTAGGATTTGGTTACCTGATAGTAATGGGCCATGGCCTGCATTATTGATGAGGCAACCATATGGCAGGGAAATAGCTTCAACTATTACCTATTCTCACCCAGAATGGTGGGCTTCCAAAGGGTATATGGTAATAATTCAAGATGTTAGAGGTATGGGTTCTTCTGAAGGAGTTTTTAATGGTTTTTCTCAAGAAGCTAGCGATACTTCAGAAACACATGAATGGGTAAGGTCTCTAAAAGAATGTGATGGAAAACTTGGCTTATATGGTTTTTCATATCAAGGATTTACTCAACTAACTGGTGAATTAAATTCAAAGCCGCCCGATTGTTTATCTCCAGCAATGACTGGGATGAATATTAAGGATCATTGGAGCTCAGATGGAGGCGCATATTGGTGGCATAACAATATTGCATGGGGACTTCAAATTGCAGCACTAAAAATGAAAAGAGAAAATAAATTGCTTGAGTGGGAAAAGATAAGATTAGCCTTAGAAAATAAAAGTTATTTACGGGAGGGAGTTGATACTTTAAAAAAATATGATCCTAATAGCTTCGTTTTGGAATGGCTTAAAAATTTAAATAATGGTCGCCCATTTGAAGAATTTAAACCAATTTCAACATGGATTAAAAAACCTATGTTAATTATTGGAGGGCTTTGGGATCCACATTTAAAAGGTGCCTTTGATCTTTATAAAAAATCTAAAGAAGCTGGTGGAAGCCCAGAGATTATTATTGGGAATGGCACACACCTAAATTGGTGGGAGGGATCACAAAAATCTTTATTAAAATTTTTTGATAAACATTTAAAGTCAGATGAAAAATTTAATTCTAAGAATTTTAAAGAGGAGAAAAAAATATGGAATATCTCATTAAATAAATGGGAAGAATTAGATAATAAATTTCACCCTGAATGTATTTTTGGGCTCAAAAGCGATGGCACAGCAAATGTTGAGGTTGAAGATGGAAGTCTGATCATAAATTCAAAAGGATCAGGATGGTTCACAATTGTTAATGACCCATGGAGACCTACTCCATCTGACGGTGGTCATTTAGGTCCAAATCCAGGAAAGTTTAATAGAAGTATTATTGATAAGCGCCTAGATGTAGGTGTTTTTCAAACCAATTCTTTTGAAGAAGATCAATATTTAAGAGGAGTTCCCACATTAGAAATCCAAGTAAAAAGTGATCAGCCCAATTTCGATATCTGTCTTGCTTTATCTCTAGTTGAAGAAGGTAATGAAAAGGTGAATCAATTTTCAACAGGATACTTAAGAGTTAAAAACTCCAAAATAGGTGAAGAATGCATTTATCAAATAACAATGCAGCCAACAAATATTTGTTTGATTAAAGATACCAAGCTTCGCTTATCTATATCTGCAGCAGCTTATCCTGCTATTGGAGTTAATCCTGGATTTGGCGAGGGAAATGTTGGAGCCCCTTCAGCAAATCATAGAGTTATTACTCTAAGTTTTAGCCTTAAAAGAACATTTATGAAAATGGACCCTTTTTTTTATAAATAA
- a CDS encoding DUF2518 family protein produces MSFFELLENTPKIFGFFGIFLFICTIAAFIFNFGFKFRIIGATIFSLLLSLSSWAFIQSYSEKVVIEGAKYVPIVYDNGFDLIIAKADNDFPEESIEPTLEQLSQNLRKGSRSGANVKIKIRKLEKISDGISKPVVIGEIKKNVKMN; encoded by the coding sequence ATGTCTTTTTTTGAACTATTAGAGAACACACCCAAAATTTTTGGATTCTTTGGAATATTTCTTTTCATTTGCACAATAGCAGCTTTTATATTTAATTTTGGTTTCAAATTTCGAATAATTGGTGCAACTATCTTTTCATTATTGCTTTCTTTGAGCAGTTGGGCCTTTATACAAAGTTACTCCGAAAAGGTTGTAATAGAAGGTGCAAAATATGTTCCAATTGTTTATGACAATGGGTTCGATTTGATTATTGCTAAAGCAGATAATGACTTTCCAGAAGAATCTATCGAACCAACCTTAGAGCAATTATCTCAAAACTTAAGGAAAGGTAGCAGATCTGGTGCAAATGTAAAAATAAAGATAAGAAAACTTGAAAAAATTTCAGATGGTATAAGTAAACCAGTGGTTATAGGAGAAATTAAGAAAAATGTCAAAATGAATTAG